GAAAAACCTGGGATCAACTGGATGACCAGGTCGTGCGCGGGAGCATCGCTTATGTGCCGCAGCAGGTGTTTGTTTTCAATGCCAGCCTTCGTGACAACATCACTCTCTGGAATCCTGATTTCACTAACGAAGACCTTCAGGCTGCAGCGGCTGATGCTCAATTGCTCGAGATGGTCAACTCGCAACCAGAGGCTTTTCAGCGACAACTGCGGGATAATGGTAGTGATCTCAGTGGTGGAGAACGCCAGCGTCTTGAGATATGTCGTGCCCTGATTCGTCGACCTTCGATTCTGCTTCTTGACGAAGCCACCAGCTCACTCGATAACCTGACACAGCGTCAGGTGATTGACGCCGTTCAAAAGCGCGGCATTACTGTCGTCAGTTGCGCCCATCGGCTTGACGCAGCACTGAGCAGCCAACAGGTTCTTGTTCTCGCCCACGGCAAGGTGGTTGAGCGTGGTCATCCTGATGCCCTGTTGGCTAATCCGGATGGAGCGTTCACGAAGCTTGTGGCAGCAGAACGGCGCGATCAGGTGGAGGTTTGATAGCATGACTGACTCTCGAAAACGCGCTCTTCAGCAGGTCGATCACCTAGAGAAGGAGCTCATCTTTGAGGTTGTGGAACAGGCCGATCCTCACCGTGATCTGCGATTGATCGGATTCTGTCTTCGGCGTTTAAAGGCACCTGCGCGATCGCTGATTGCCATGCCTGATGCTGATATCAGTTTCCAGCTCGATCACAACGATATTCATCATCGCCGAGTCGACTCACCGCGTGAGCCATGGAAATCTGAATTTCCCATGCTGATCGTCAAAGATCAGGCGAATGGTGAACCTCTGGCGTTGTATCGCGATCGGGGCCGGAACTGGTTCTATTCCGCAACTCAGGGACGGCACTGGCTTGTGCCGGTGGATGTCCGTCTGGACAGTGATGCCTACGAGATCTATCCCTCGTTACCGGCCAAGATAGTTGGTCCATTAGCTGTGGTCAGATTTGCATTCAGCACGGAGTTGAATGCCATCTGGGCTCTAGTGATTGCCTCTGCAGCAGTGATGGCATTTCATCTGTCCATCCCGATCTTCACCAATGTTTTGGTGAATCGGATCTTGCCTGAGAACGACAGTGCCCTACTACTTGAAGGTTTGGCAATTGTAATCGTAGTTGTGGTGGGTGTTGCTGCTGCTCAGTATCTACAAACCATCATGATGCTGCGGATTGAAAGTGTTACGGACTTGCGATTACAGACCGCGGTTTTTGATCGCGTAATGCGTCTTCCAATGCACTTCATTTCTAAATACACCACTGGTGATCTTGCGTCACGTGTTGAATCGATCAATCAATTGCGTCAGTTACTCGGAAGTGGTGTTCTCTCGACCTTGCTTTCTACGGTCTTCAGCGTGGGTTACTTCGTTCTGATGGTGATTTATGACCGCTCTCTAGCTATCTGGGCTGCTCTGTTCACGCTTGTTTCTCTGGCATCTCTGCTTTATCTCACGATTCGTGATATTCAATTGCAGAAACCATTGTTGGAGACTGGAGCTGAAATCACTAATTTCTCGCTCCAATCGGTCATGGGACTGGCGCAGATTCGCAGTTCCGCTACAGAGCCGTTTGTCCTGCTTCGCTGGCTGCGCGAGATTAATCGTTATGCGCTGCTGCAATTGCGCAGCAACTTTTACAACGATGCGATTGAAATGTTCGGAACGCTAGTGAGTCCACTGGCTTCCTTAATGCTGTTTGCCCTGGTAACTCATAAGCTCTTGGCTGGTGCCAGTACCTCAGCAGAGTTTGAACTGATTCTGGTGAGTTTCATCTCCTTTAATGCTGCATTCACGGGATTCAATTCATCCCTCTCTCAAGCAGCCAATCTTGCTGCCAATACTTTGGGTCGCGGCAGCGTTCTCTGGCAGCGTGCAGAACCTGTGATTTATGCCGAAGTGGAGAAGGGCTATGAACCTGATGCGGTGCATCACGAACTAGAGGGTCATTTTCTCTTTAGAGATGTTGTTTACCAGTTTCCGGACGCTAGTGAACCGCTTTATCGCGACCTCAATTTCGAAATTAAACCTGGTCAGCACACGGTGATCACGGGTCCGAGCGGCTGTGGAAAATCCACGATTATGAATATGTTCTTGGGCTTTATTGAGCCTCAGGGGGGCGATTTACTGATCGACGGGCTTGCCTTGCCTCAGCTCGCAATCCGGCATTACCGCCGTCAGCTCGGTGTTGTTCTGCAGACTGCGCATCTAAACTGCGGCTCGATTTACGACATTGTCTCCGCCGGCCTTGTCACCGAAGAAGATCGAATCTGGGCAGCGCTTGAAGCGGCCTCTGTGGCTGATGAGGTGGCAGCCATGCCGATGAAGCTTGAGACGATTGTGATGGAGGGGGCAGGCAACATGTCTGGTGGCCAGGCACAGAGAATCGCGATCGCCAGAGCTTTGATTCATCAACCTCGTGTGCTGCTGATGGATGAGGCCACCAGTGCTCTGGATCCTCGATCACAACAGCGCATCAATGAAACGGTGCAGTCTCTGGGGATTACAAGGATTAGCGTTGCACACCGTCTGGCGACCATCCGCGATGCGGACACGATCATCGTTCTTCGCGATGGTGTAGCTGCAGAAAATGGAACTTGGGACGAACTTAAGCATCACGGTTACCTTGCAGAGATTCTGTCTAAGGGACACTGAGTGACGATGACATCGGCAAAGAAACCATGTTTCTTGCATCAAAGGATGAATGCCGAAAAGGTTTCTACCTCTGAATCATCTCTTGGCACACCTATTACTCGCGACGATCTCGAAGACCGGCAGCAGGGGCTAGGTGAAGCATGGTTGGAAGCGATAGCTCCTCAGGAACCTGAAAAACTTGAGCGTCGCTTTGCATGGTCAGGACTTGACCGTGAGGCTCTGTGCAGAGTGATAGATCAGCTTGAGCAACCCGATGAAGCCTTAAGCAAGGAGATCTGGTGTCAGGAGTTGACGTTTCTGCAGGAAGCTTTGCGCAGTCATGCTGAACGCGAGCTTGAGCCTTATGTCGCGGAGGTGTCTCAGGCGAATCCGGATCAGCTCCCTTTCAGCGATTTGTGGCTTCCAGCGGTTGATGCTTTCGTCGCTCGTCTGTGCAGCCACGTGGTCGATCTCCAACATCGCAGTATCGACGATCAGGTTTATCGATCACTAGGTCGGTCACTGCTCATCAGATTGACCAACATCTCTGAGCAGGCCCTGTTCGAGCAATTCAACCTGCAGCGGCCTCCTGGAGCGATGTTGCTGGCCCATCTTGGTTCAGGTGGTGATGGTCAGGGTCCTCCTGTTAGGGAGTACTACGAGCGGTTCATCAGGGAGCAGCGTCGGGATGGATTGGTAACGCTATTGGAGACGTTTCCCGTTCTGGGTCGTTATTTAGGGCAGGTTTGTTGTGATTGGCATCGTGCCAATGAGATGCTGCTCCGGCGGATTGATGCTGACTCGATTCCCTTGCACCAGCTTTTTGGTGTCGAGCCTGACATGGTTCTTTCCGGAGTCCATCAGGGCCTGAGTGATCCCCATAACCATGGTCAGGTTGTGAGCATTCTGAAGTTCGCTCAATCTGATAGAAGTTCTTCCGTACAGGTGGTTTACAAGCCCAAGGACATGGGCGTGGACTTGGCTTATCAGCAGGCACTTGAACATCTCAACAGCGTCAGCCCACTGAAGCCGCTGCGCAGTTTGCGGATTTACTGCGGTAACGACTACGGATACATGGAACATGTCGAGCATCGTCTCTGTGAAGGAGATGTTGAACAGGAGCGCTTCTATCGCAAC
Above is a window of Synechococcus sp. BIOS-U3-1 DNA encoding:
- a CDS encoding ATP-binding cassette domain-containing protein, producing the protein MTDSRKRALQQVDHLEKELIFEVVEQADPHRDLRLIGFCLRRLKAPARSLIAMPDADISFQLDHNDIHHRRVDSPREPWKSEFPMLIVKDQANGEPLALYRDRGRNWFYSATQGRHWLVPVDVRLDSDAYEIYPSLPAKIVGPLAVVRFAFSTELNAIWALVIASAAVMAFHLSIPIFTNVLVNRILPENDSALLLEGLAIVIVVVVGVAAAQYLQTIMMLRIESVTDLRLQTAVFDRVMRLPMHFISKYTTGDLASRVESINQLRQLLGSGVLSTLLSTVFSVGYFVLMVIYDRSLAIWAALFTLVSLASLLYLTIRDIQLQKPLLETGAEITNFSLQSVMGLAQIRSSATEPFVLLRWLREINRYALLQLRSNFYNDAIEMFGTLVSPLASLMLFALVTHKLLAGASTSAEFELILVSFISFNAAFTGFNSSLSQAANLAANTLGRGSVLWQRAEPVIYAEVEKGYEPDAVHHELEGHFLFRDVVYQFPDASEPLYRDLNFEIKPGQHTVITGPSGCGKSTIMNMFLGFIEPQGGDLLIDGLALPQLAIRHYRRQLGVVLQTAHLNCGSIYDIVSAGLVTEEDRIWAALEAASVADEVAAMPMKLETIVMEGAGNMSGGQAQRIAIARALIHQPRVLLMDEATSALDPRSQQRINETVQSLGITRISVAHRLATIRDADTIIVLRDGVAAENGTWDELKHHGYLAEILSKGH